From a single Oncorhynchus tshawytscha isolate Ot180627B linkage group LG33, Otsh_v2.0, whole genome shotgun sequence genomic region:
- the cmc4 gene encoding cx9C motif-containing protein 4, which translates to MPQKDPCQKQACAIQKCLQANKYIESRCEDVIRAMRMCCEHAGENSICCSGFAREQRSTEPKIPGAS; encoded by the exons ATGCCACAGAAAGATCCTTGTCAGAAGCAAGCATGCGCAATTCAGAAGTGTTTACAAG CAAACAAGTACATAGAGAGCAGGTGCGAGGATGTAATAAGAGCTATGCGTATGTGCTGTGAGCACGCAGGCGAGAACTCCATCTGCTGCTCAGGGTTCGCCAGGGAACAAAGGTCTACAGAGCCTAAAATTCCTGGTGCATCCTGA
- the LOC112231355 gene encoding lys-63-specific deubiquitinase BRCC36 isoform X2, producing the protein MAVSAVHLESDAFLVCMNHALSTEKEEVMGLCIGEVDTNRIVHIHSVIILRRSDKRKDRVEISPEQLSSATTEAERLADMTGRPMRVVGWYHSHPHITVWPSHVDVRTQAMYQMMDQGFVGLIFSCFIEDKNTKTGRVLYTCFQSVQAQKGSEYERIEIPIHVVPHEAIGKVCLESAVELPRILCQEEQDTYRKIHSLTHLDPITKIHNGSVFTKNLCSQMSAVSGPLLQWLEDRLEQTRKSIIELQLEKERLTQELATM; encoded by the exons ATGGCAGTGAGCGCAGTTCACCTCGAATCAGATGCATTTTTGGTTTGCATGAATCATGCATTAAGTACCGAGAAGGAGGAAGTAATGGGACTCTGCATCGGAGAG GTGGACACCAACCGCATcgtccacattcactctgttatTATTCTGCGACGCTCAGACAAGAGGAAGGATCGCGTGGAAATCTCGCCTGAGCAGCTATCTTCAGCTACTACCGAAGCTGAG AGGTTGGCTGATATGACTGGACGGCCGATGCGTGTAGTTGGTTGGTACCACTCTCACCCCCACATCACTGTGTGGCCATCACATGTGG ATGTAAGGACACAGGCCATGTACCAAATGATGGACCAGGGCTTTGTTGGGCTGATATTCTCCTGTTTCATTGAGGATAAGAACACAAAA ACTGGTCGAGTTCTCTACACCTGCTTCCAGTCTGTACAAGCCCAGAAAGGCTCTGA GTACGAGAGAATCGAGATCCCAATTCATGTGGTCCCGCATGAGGCCATTGGGAAAGTGTGCCTTGAATCAGCAGTGGAGCTCCCAAGAATCCTCTGCCAGGAAGAGCAGGATACCTACAGAAAGATTCACAG CTTAACTCACCTGGATCCGATCACAAAGATACACAATGGCTCAG tgttcactaAGAACCTGTGCAGTCAGATGTCTGCTGTGAGTGGTCCCCTGCTGCAGTGGCTGGAGGACCGTTTGGAGCAGACCAGAAAGAGCATCATTGAGCTGcagctggagaaggagagacTAACTCAGGAGCTGGCAACCATGTGA
- the LOC112231355 gene encoding lys-63-specific deubiquitinase BRCC36 isoform X1 yields the protein MAVSAVHLESDAFLVCMNHALSTEKEEVMGLCIGEVDTNRIVHIHSVIILRRSDKRKDRVEISPEQLSSATTEAERLADMTGRPMRVVGWYHSHPHITVWPSHVGKNQSTPLPHQFHNFSFHCHCKLFQLVCLHHSFSTTDVRTQAMYQMMDQGFVGLIFSCFIEDKNTKTGRVLYTCFQSVQAQKGSEYERIEIPIHVVPHEAIGKVCLESAVELPRILCQEEQDTYRKIHSLTHLDPITKIHNGSVFTKNLCSQMSAVSGPLLQWLEDRLEQTRKSIIELQLEKERLTQELATM from the exons ATGGCAGTGAGCGCAGTTCACCTCGAATCAGATGCATTTTTGGTTTGCATGAATCATGCATTAAGTACCGAGAAGGAGGAAGTAATGGGACTCTGCATCGGAGAG GTGGACACCAACCGCATcgtccacattcactctgttatTATTCTGCGACGCTCAGACAAGAGGAAGGATCGCGTGGAAATCTCGCCTGAGCAGCTATCTTCAGCTACTACCGAAGCTGAG AGGTTGGCTGATATGACTGGACGGCCGATGCGTGTAGTTGGTTGGTACCACTCTCACCCCCACATCACTGTGTGGCCATCACATGTGGGTAAGAACCAGAGCACCCCTCTACCACATCAGTTCCACAACTTTAGTTTTCACTGTCATTGCAAACTGTTTCAGTTGGTGTGTCTGCATCATTCATTTTCTACAACAGATGTAAGGACACAGGCCATGTACCAAATGATGGACCAGGGCTTTGTTGGGCTGATATTCTCCTGTTTCATTGAGGATAAGAACACAAAA ACTGGTCGAGTTCTCTACACCTGCTTCCAGTCTGTACAAGCCCAGAAAGGCTCTGA GTACGAGAGAATCGAGATCCCAATTCATGTGGTCCCGCATGAGGCCATTGGGAAAGTGTGCCTTGAATCAGCAGTGGAGCTCCCAAGAATCCTCTGCCAGGAAGAGCAGGATACCTACAGAAAGATTCACAG CTTAACTCACCTGGATCCGATCACAAAGATACACAATGGCTCAG tgttcactaAGAACCTGTGCAGTCAGATGTCTGCTGTGAGTGGTCCCCTGCTGCAGTGGCTGGAGGACCGTTTGGAGCAGACCAGAAAGAGCATCATTGAGCTGcagctggagaaggagagacTAACTCAGGAGCTGGCAACCATGTGA